The following are encoded in a window of Prevotella melaninogenica genomic DNA:
- a CDS encoding MBOAT family O-acyltransferase codes for MTNITQLMTAFFDFLSSQDKNWSLCTLPFMASFLFFFAIYIGLNRYRQTWTKAYVIAFSLFFAFKANGVLMWLLPIVTISSWYLTRFMMRLKRGKVRKIGLAIVILTELLPLLYYKYTNFTLEIFHELLRSNFSPEKMLLPVGISFFTFQAISYTVDVYKGRYPKTAELIDYVFFLTFFPLLIAGPITRAEVLLPQVQTPKDNVNENLVYKGLWLIICGLIKKALIADYIAQYNNIVFDAPASQSGFGDLMGVLGFSVQIYFDFSGYSDLAIGVAALMGYELKDNFRFPYQSLNLTEFWHRWHIALSTWFRDYLYIPLGGNRKGELRTYLNSFLAMIVAGLWHGASWMFIVWGVLHGIGLVIHKFCRNNGLDKIPDNKYTKGISWFITFSYVSLAWIFFRAADMTTATTLIDNILHTISLSDAYTFLMEYPLWLAVVLISLELHSIRETDYNWLQNKFINSSWLVKLCIFAVVMQLVINLSHHSIQPFIYTQF; via the coding sequence ATGACAAATATAACACAGCTGATGACTGCCTTCTTTGACTTCTTGTCTTCACAAGACAAGAACTGGTCGCTGTGTACATTACCATTTATGGCTTCGTTCCTTTTTTTCTTTGCCATATACATAGGATTAAACCGCTATCGCCAAACATGGACAAAGGCATACGTCATAGCTTTTAGTCTTTTCTTTGCTTTCAAAGCGAATGGAGTTTTGATGTGGCTATTGCCCATTGTTACGATTAGTTCATGGTATCTCACTCGCTTTATGATGCGCTTAAAGCGTGGAAAAGTGCGTAAAATTGGACTTGCCATTGTCATCCTTACTGAGTTGTTACCCCTACTCTACTACAAATACACGAACTTTACACTTGAGATATTCCACGAACTATTGCGTAGCAACTTCTCACCAGAGAAAATGTTGCTACCTGTCGGTATCTCATTCTTCACCTTTCAAGCTATCAGTTACACCGTTGATGTCTATAAAGGACGCTATCCTAAGACAGCAGAACTGATTGACTACGTTTTCTTCCTTACCTTTTTCCCACTCCTTATCGCTGGTCCCATCACCCGCGCTGAAGTATTACTCCCACAGGTTCAAACGCCAAAAGACAATGTCAACGAGAACCTTGTTTATAAAGGTCTGTGGCTTATCATCTGCGGATTGATAAAGAAAGCCCTCATCGCCGACTATATTGCACAATACAATAATATTGTTTTTGATGCGCCAGCAAGTCAAAGCGGCTTTGGAGATTTGATGGGAGTATTGGGCTTTTCAGTTCAAATCTATTTCGATTTCTCGGGCTACAGCGACCTTGCTATTGGTGTTGCCGCCCTGATGGGATATGAGCTAAAAGACAATTTCAGATTCCCTTATCAGAGTCTGAACCTCACAGAGTTCTGGCATCGTTGGCATATAGCCCTCTCCACATGGTTCCGTGACTATCTTTACATCCCATTGGGAGGAAACAGAAAAGGCGAACTTCGCACCTATCTCAATAGCTTCTTGGCGATGATAGTGGCAGGTCTGTGGCATGGTGCATCATGGATGTTCATTGTATGGGGCGTACTTCATGGCATTGGACTGGTCATTCATAAGTTCTGTCGAAACAATGGATTGGATAAGATACCAGACAATAAATACACAAAAGGTATCAGTTGGTTTATTACGTTTAGCTATGTTTCCCTTGCATGGATATTCTTCCGTGCAGCGGATATGACAACTGCTACAACATTAATAGACAACATCCTGCATACTATCAGCCTCTCAGATGCCTACACCTTCCTAATGGAATACCCACTATGGCTTGCCGTTGTGCTGATAAGTTTAGAACTTCATAGTATTCGAGAGACTGATTATAACTGGCTGCAAAATAAGTTTATCAATTCTTCATGGCTCGTAAAGCTATGTATCTTTGCTGTTGTTATGCAGTTAGTTATTAATCTTAGTCATCATAGTATCCAACCTTTTATTTACACACAATTCTAA
- a CDS encoding energy transducer TonB — protein sequence MINRLNTLFLLLFVSLMAFGQSAGTIASKDAMLYESSRHLYEKGDTLTIISKDFEWPKGLDGSVLPELQHYLTSFFFNQPSESYDTGWKQFASSLGKEVRTIKDDADAERRFYDMGLRCLWLEPGRYISFLARLEERNATSVITAKHSYFTFDLINKKVLTQNDVFNQTRMWQDPNVRYQFYELLDYTANTHTEDSINWDILPNQFALIGQNIRFDLGVDNGGGVYSEVSNDMVDVLFSKSFKKWQKQSLSYAGTKKLPNEAVYVSLSPDSVFPEILPQFDGNLVAAFGQNFSDTGLNPATTPVGRIYASFIVDTDGSLKDIVFLTVNNIELNRSVAAALQLLRGWKPAMHNGKPVAFRYNLPLILHFQ from the coding sequence ATGATTAACCGACTTAATACTTTGTTCCTGTTACTGTTTGTAAGTCTTATGGCATTCGGACAGTCGGCAGGAACAATTGCGTCTAAGGATGCTATGCTTTATGAGTCGTCTCGTCATCTATATGAGAAGGGTGATACGTTGACGATTATTTCAAAGGATTTTGAATGGCCAAAAGGCTTGGATGGATCTGTCTTACCAGAACTACAGCACTATCTTACAAGCTTTTTCTTTAACCAGCCTTCTGAAAGTTATGATACTGGTTGGAAGCAGTTTGCGTCTTCGTTAGGTAAAGAAGTGCGAACTATAAAGGATGATGCGGATGCTGAAAGGCGTTTTTACGATATGGGGTTACGATGTCTTTGGTTGGAGCCAGGCAGATACATTTCTTTTCTTGCCCGCTTGGAGGAGCGTAATGCAACAAGTGTCATTACGGCAAAGCATTCTTATTTTACCTTTGATCTTATCAATAAGAAAGTCTTAACGCAGAATGATGTGTTTAATCAGACACGCATGTGGCAGGATCCTAATGTTCGTTATCAGTTCTATGAATTGTTAGATTATACGGCAAATACGCATACTGAGGACTCTATAAATTGGGATATTCTACCCAATCAGTTTGCACTGATAGGACAGAATATACGTTTCGACCTTGGTGTTGATAACGGTGGAGGAGTTTATTCAGAAGTAAGTAATGACATGGTAGATGTACTTTTCTCTAAGAGTTTTAAGAAGTGGCAGAAACAGTCATTATCTTATGCAGGCACTAAGAAACTTCCTAATGAGGCTGTATATGTCTCCTTATCACCTGATTCTGTCTTCCCAGAAATATTGCCACAGTTTGATGGAAATTTAGTTGCGGCTTTTGGGCAGAATTTTTCCGATACAGGACTTAACCCAGCAACAACTCCTGTGGGGAGAATTTACGCCTCTTTTATTGTTGATACGGATGGTTCTTTGAAAGATATAGTCTTTCTAACGGTAAATAATATTGAGTTGAACCGCAGTGTTGCTGCAGCACTTCAATTATTAAGAGGTTGGAAACCTGCAATGCATAACGGTAAACCTGTAGCTTTTAGATATAACCTTCCCCTCATTTTACACTTCCAATAA
- a CDS encoding nucleobase:cation symporter-2 family protein has product MEKSKELIYGLNDRPPIRETIFAALQHLLAIFVAIITPPLIISSALKFDLDTTGFLVSMSLFVSGLATFIQCRRFGPIGAGLLCIQGTSFSFISPIIGAGVLGMINGKMNVEMGLSYIFGACLVASVVEMVVSRLLPYTRKIITPLVSGIVVSLIGMCLIKAGINSCGGGQSAVDAGTFGSMQNLGLALLVLVSIIFFNRSNNRFLRMGSIVLGLLIGCVAAYALNMIDFSSLKGSGSLNIPVPFKYGLNFDLGTIIGIGLIYLVTAVEAFGDITANSLISGEPVEGPVFLKRAQGGVLADGFNSLLAAVFNSFPNSIFAQNNGMIQLTGVASRYVGYFIAGALVLLGLFPVVGKVFSLIPDPVLGGATLLMFGTVAAAGIRIIASTDITRKAVLVMAISFAMGLSVELVPGILDKMPDIIKNIFSSGITTGGLTAILANAFIRIKE; this is encoded by the coding sequence ATGGAAAAGTCTAAGGAACTTATCTATGGTCTGAATGATCGTCCACCAATTCGTGAAACTATCTTTGCTGCTTTGCAGCATCTGTTGGCAATCTTCGTAGCCATTATCACACCACCACTCATCATCAGTTCAGCATTGAAATTCGACTTGGATACCACAGGTTTCCTCGTGTCAATGTCTCTCTTTGTGTCTGGATTGGCTACCTTTATTCAGTGTCGTAGGTTTGGTCCGATTGGAGCAGGGCTTCTTTGTATTCAAGGAACGTCTTTCTCTTTCATCAGTCCAATCATCGGAGCAGGTGTGTTAGGTATGATTAACGGCAAGATGAACGTAGAAATGGGACTCAGTTACATCTTTGGTGCTTGTCTTGTTGCCTCTGTTGTAGAGATGGTTGTGAGCCGTCTCTTGCCTTACACACGTAAGATTATCACTCCATTGGTGTCAGGTATCGTCGTTTCTCTTATTGGTATGTGTCTTATTAAGGCAGGTATCAACTCTTGTGGTGGTGGTCAGTCGGCTGTTGATGCTGGTACATTTGGCTCTATGCAGAACCTTGGACTTGCGTTACTCGTATTGGTTAGCATTATTTTCTTCAACCGTTCAAACAACCGTTTCCTACGTATGGGATCCATTGTGTTGGGACTATTGATAGGCTGTGTAGCTGCTTATGCACTCAATATGATTGACTTTTCAAGCCTCAAAGGTAGTGGTAGCCTTAATATTCCAGTTCCTTTCAAATATGGATTGAACTTTGATTTAGGTACAATCATTGGTATCGGACTTATTTATCTCGTAACAGCTGTAGAGGCTTTTGGTGATATTACAGCCAATTCGCTCATCTCTGGTGAGCCTGTTGAAGGTCCTGTCTTCTTGAAAAGAGCGCAGGGTGGTGTTCTTGCAGATGGTTTCAACTCTTTATTGGCTGCTGTCTTCAATAGTTTTCCTAACTCTATCTTTGCCCAAAATAATGGTATGATACAGCTTACAGGTGTTGCCAGCCGTTATGTTGGTTATTTCATTGCTGGTGCTTTGGTTCTTTTAGGATTGTTCCCAGTAGTAGGTAAGGTGTTCTCACTTATTCCTGATCCTGTTTTGGGCGGTGCAACCTTGTTGATGTTTGGTACTGTTGCCGCTGCAGGTATTCGTATTATCGCTTCTACTGATATTACTCGTAAGGCAGTGTTGGTCATGGCTATCAGTTTTGCAATGGGTCTGAGCGTAGAGTTGGTACCTGGTATTCTTGACAAGATGCCTGATATCATCAAGAACATTTTTTCAAGTGGTATCACTACAGGTGGCCTTACAGCTATTCTTGCCAATGCCTTTATCCGCATCAAGGAGTAA
- a CDS encoding DUF4251 domain-containing protein, with the protein MKRLVLFLFVAVLMVGCATTYYDSEGNPVSKEKMAQLRATAVKAHLAEHRYRVFVDRMYPMRGPAVYLQDDWGLEVSGDSVGLFLPYFGRAYYIPYGRGGGLSLVEPLTSYREEPMKGGRRIFMTTRNDFESYQIVLEVFDNATVSLVINPSEKETISFSGVMELNDVFTPKGQKASKRHQTTFMKL; encoded by the coding sequence ATGAAACGTTTAGTTTTATTTCTTTTTGTAGCTGTCCTAATGGTGGGTTGTGCTACAACTTATTATGATTCAGAGGGTAATCCTGTGTCAAAGGAGAAGATGGCGCAGTTGCGTGCTACTGCTGTGAAGGCTCACTTAGCAGAGCATCGCTACCGCGTCTTTGTGGATCGTATGTACCCTATGCGTGGTCCTGCTGTCTATTTACAGGACGACTGGGGACTCGAGGTGAGTGGTGATTCGGTAGGACTTTTCCTCCCTTATTTCGGTAGAGCTTACTATATTCCTTACGGACGTGGTGGCGGTTTGAGCCTTGTAGAACCTCTAACGAGTTATAGGGAAGAACCGATGAAGGGCGGACGTCGTATCTTCATGACCACTCGTAATGATTTCGAGAGCTATCAGATTGTACTTGAAGTCTTCGATAATGCTACTGTGTCATTGGTAATTAATCCCAGTGAAAAGGAGACGATTAGCTTTTCTGGGGTGATGGAGCTTAATGATGTTTTTACACCAAAGGGTCAAAAAGCAAGTAAGAGACACCAGACAACATTCATGAAATTATGA
- a CDS encoding SGNH/GDSL hydrolase family protein codes for MHAQIKTLLLMAAVMAAIIVYAVIPTEITMGSYTIRKITLVNLSRPLIEKTKQTKHTAKKVHRNQTILFIGDSMVEGLSRRLGDYAGENGHKLYTVIWYSSSTERWGTTQTLEHFIAEYKPTYILICLGSNELFINDLANRTQYVQQLVKKIGNIPFVWISPSDWNGDTGINDVIKENVGKGHFFDSRNLKLKRGSDHYHPTWAAAAYWMDTAAKFIRSKECANPLQLNNPKAHHKATNTKLLQPSFEGY; via the coding sequence ATGCACGCCCAGATAAAGACACTACTCTTGATGGCTGCTGTCATGGCAGCCATTATTGTCTATGCTGTTATCCCAACTGAGATAACAATGGGCAGCTATACTATCCGCAAGATAACGCTTGTCAACCTAAGCCGACCGCTTATTGAGAAAACAAAACAAACAAAGCATACCGCTAAAAAGGTACATCGCAACCAAACAATCCTTTTCATTGGAGACTCAATGGTGGAAGGCCTTTCACGTAGGTTGGGTGATTATGCAGGCGAAAACGGACACAAACTATATACCGTCATCTGGTATAGCTCTTCTACAGAACGTTGGGGAACCACCCAAACCTTAGAACACTTCATTGCTGAATATAAGCCAACATACATACTCATCTGCCTTGGCAGTAATGAGCTCTTTATCAACGATCTTGCCAATCGTACGCAATATGTACAACAATTAGTAAAAAAAATAGGTAATATTCCTTTCGTATGGATAAGTCCTTCTGATTGGAATGGCGATACTGGCATTAATGATGTCATAAAGGAAAATGTCGGGAAAGGACATTTCTTTGACAGTCGTAACCTAAAACTCAAAAGAGGTAGCGACCATTATCATCCTACATGGGCAGCAGCTGCCTATTGGATGGATACCGCGGCTAAGTTTATAAGGAGTAAAGAGTGTGCTAATCCGCTACAACTCAACAATCCAAAAGCCCATCACAAGGCAACAAATACAAAGCTTTTGCAACCTTCCTTTGAAGGCTATTAA
- a CDS encoding exodeoxyribonuclease III: protein MKFISWNVNGLRACVGKEFEQQFKDLDADFFCLQETKMQAGQLDLSFPGYESYWNYADKKGYSGTAIYTKHKPLSVTYGIDIDEHDHEGRVITLEMEDFYLVTVYTPNSQDGLRRLEYRMKWEDDFQAYLHKLDEKKPVIVCGDMNVAHQEIDLKNPKTNRKNAGFTDEEREKMTQLLSNGFIDTFRTLYPEQVTYSWWSYRFRAREKNTGWRIDYFLISERLKDRLEDAKIHTEIMGSDHCPVEIILK from the coding sequence ATGAAGTTTATTTCATGGAATGTAAACGGGCTTCGCGCCTGTGTAGGAAAAGAGTTTGAGCAGCAATTCAAGGACTTGGATGCTGATTTCTTCTGCCTACAAGAGACAAAGATGCAAGCAGGACAGCTCGATCTCAGTTTTCCTGGTTATGAATCTTATTGGAATTACGCTGACAAGAAGGGCTATTCTGGTACGGCAATATACACAAAGCATAAGCCATTGAGCGTGACTTATGGTATTGATATTGATGAGCACGACCATGAGGGACGTGTAATTACACTCGAGATGGAAGACTTCTACCTCGTAACTGTTTATACACCGAACTCACAGGATGGGCTTCGTCGATTGGAGTATCGTATGAAGTGGGAAGATGACTTCCAAGCCTATCTCCACAAACTCGATGAGAAAAAGCCTGTTATCGTATGTGGTGACATGAATGTTGCCCATCAGGAGATAGACCTCAAGAACCCAAAGACAAACCGCAAGAATGCTGGCTTCACTGATGAAGAGCGTGAGAAGATGACCCAATTACTAAGCAATGGCTTCATCGACACCTTCCGTACCCTTTATCCAGAGCAGGTTACTTACTCTTGGTGGTCATATCGTTTCCGTGCAAGAGAGAAGAATACGGGGTGGCGTATCGACTATTTCCTCATCTCAGAACGTCTCAAAGACCGCCTCGAAGATGCTAAGATTCATACTGAGATTATGGGAAGCGACCACTGTCCTGTGGAAATTATCTTGAAATAA
- the xpt gene encoding xanthine phosphoribosyltransferase, whose product MKALRDRILKDGKCFPDGILKVDKFINHQMDPNLMKQICVEFIRRYASTEINKIITIEASGIAPAIMMGFLLDLPVVFAKKKKPSTMGDMLSTSVFSFTKQREYNVVISKEYLGKGDKVLFVDDFLAYGNAAKGIIDLCKKAGAELVGMGFIIEKAFQHGRDAIEAAGVRCESLAIIESLENCEIKMRET is encoded by the coding sequence ATGAAAGCATTACGTGACCGTATCCTAAAGGATGGAAAGTGCTTCCCAGACGGAATCTTGAAGGTAGATAAGTTTATTAATCACCAGATGGATCCTAATCTGATGAAGCAGATTTGTGTGGAGTTTATCCGCCGTTATGCATCAACAGAAATCAACAAGATTATCACAATTGAAGCGAGTGGCATTGCTCCTGCCATTATGATGGGCTTTTTGCTCGACCTTCCTGTGGTCTTTGCGAAGAAGAAAAAGCCTTCAACAATGGGCGATATGCTTTCAACAAGCGTCTTCTCGTTTACCAAACAAAGAGAGTATAACGTCGTGATATCCAAAGAGTATCTCGGTAAAGGCGACAAGGTTCTGTTTGTTGATGACTTCTTGGCTTATGGTAATGCGGCGAAAGGAATCATAGATCTTTGCAAGAAGGCAGGTGCAGAGTTAGTTGGTATGGGCTTTATCATAGAGAAAGCATTCCAACATGGTCGTGATGCGATTGAAGCAGCAGGTGTTCGTTGTGAGAGTTTGGCTATCATCGAGTCGCTTGAAAACTGTGAGATTAAAATGAGAGAAACATAA